Proteins encoded together in one Solanum lycopersicum chromosome 7, SLM_r2.1 window:
- the LOC101251903 gene encoding uncharacterized protein, producing the protein MQGVLKAHQLARVLRRSSSPILFNSVSRVLSPEDIQSSSQWRGYFISGTIYGKYMKKECNLQGNVCRCQKCTVMLRASFSTEAGTVESSVTESVKELYDKILKSVVDQRSAPPNAWLWSLIQSCANRQDANLLFDILQRLRIFRLSNLRIHENFNCALCQEITKACVRVGAVDLGKKVLWKHSVYGLTPNIGSAHHLLLFAKQHNNVKLLVEIMNLVKKNDLILQPGTADIVFSICSQTDNWDLMCKYGKRFVKAGVKLRKTSFDTWMEFSSKIGDVDALWKIEKIRSEIMKEHTLGSGLSCAKGFLIDHKPEDAAAVIHLLNQSVPDSRKQKFIAELQKLVADWPLEVIKRQKDERRKELAATLQHDIPAMLSALSNMGLKLNVDVEDLTRREGILS; encoded by the exons ATGCAAGGGGTTTTGAAGGCTCACCAACTTGCTAGGGTTTTGAGACGCTCATCCTCTCCGATTTTGTTCAACTCAGTGTCGCGTGTTCTATCTCCTGAAGATATTCAATCTTCTTCTCAATGGCGTGGTTACTTTATCTCTG GTACGATTTATGGAAAGTATATGAAAAAAGAATGCAATCTTCAGGGAAATGTATGTCGGTGTCAGAAATGCACTGTGATGCTTAGGGCATCATTTTCTACGGAAGCAGGGACAGTTGAAAGTAGCGTGACAG AGTCTGTGAAGGAATTGTATGACAAGATACTGAAGTCTGTCGTGGATCAAAGAAGTGCTCCGCCCAATGCCTGGTTGTGGTCCCTAATACAAAGTTGTGCGAACCGTCAAGATGCTAATCTCTTATTCGACATATTGCAGAGACTTCGGatattt AGACTTTCTAATCTCCGTATCCATGAAAACTTCAATTGTGCTCTCTGCCAGGAAATTACTAAGGCATGCGTACGTGTTGGTGCCGTTGATTTGG GTAAGAAGGTGTTGTGGAAGCATAGTGTATATGGACTGACTCCTAACATTGGATCTGCGCACCATTTACTG TTATTTGCTAAACAGCATAATAATGTTAAACTCTTGGTAGAAATTATGAATCTGGTGAAGAAAAATGACTTGATCCTGCAGCCTGGAACTGCAGATATAGTCTTCAG CATTTGCTCCCAAACTGATAATTGGGATTTGATGTGCAAGTATGGTAAAAGATTTGTCAAGGCAGGAGTGAAGCTCCGGAAGACTTCCTTCGACACTTGGATGGAGTTTTCCTCAAAAATAG GAGATGTGGATGCTTTGTGGAAAATTGAGAAGATTCGATCAGAAATCATGAAGGAACATACTCTTGGAAGTGGACTTTCATGTGCTAAG GGTTTCCTAATTGACCACAAACCTGAAGATGCTGCTGCCGTCATTCATTTACTCAATCAG AGTGTACCTGATTCGAGAAAGCAAAAATTCATTGCTGAACTTCAAAAGCTAGTTGCGGACTGGCCTTTGGAGGTGATAAAGCGACAAAAGGATGAGAGGAGGAAG GAGTTGGCTGCAACACTACAACATGATATTCCTGCCATGCTCAGTGCCTTGTCAAATATGGGCTTGAAGTTGAATGTAGATGTGGAAGATCTGACAAGAAGAGAAGGCATCTTATcttga